The following are from one region of the Arachis duranensis cultivar V14167 chromosome 10, aradu.V14167.gnm2.J7QH, whole genome shotgun sequence genome:
- the LOC107469239 gene encoding short-chain dehydrogenase RED1: MMDPREDINKPIVLITGCSEGGIGHALARAFAANKCAVVATSRSRSTMADLEHDTRFFLQELDVKSDDSVRRALDAVIAHFGRVDVLVNNAGVQCVGPLPEVPLSAIQSTYETNVFGALRMIQAVVPHMAKRKQGKIVNVGSVTAMASGPWSGAYTSSKAALHSLTDTLRLELSHFGIDVVNVVPGAIKSNIGNSAIASYDHMPEWDLFKPFEAAIRDRAYFSQKTKSTPNDEFAKHTVAAILKKKPPAWFSYGHYSTAMAIMYHLPLCVRDFILKKAMKC, translated from the exons ATGATGGATCCCCGCGAAGACATCAACAAACCGATAGTACTCATCACGGGGTGCTCCGAGGGAGGCATAGGCCACGCGCTTGCACGCGCCTTCGCAGCCAACAAGTGCGCTGTCGTCGCCACCAGCAGGTCGCGCTCCACCATGGCGGACCTTGAGCACGACACCCGCTTCTTCCTTCAGGAGCTCGACGTCAAGTCCGACGACAGCGTCCGCCGTGCTCTCGACGCCGTCATTGCCCACTTCGGCCGTGTCGACGTTCTTGTCAACAATGCCGGCGTTCAGTGTGTGGGCCCTCTTCCCGAGGTTCCTCTCTCTGCGATTCAGAGCACCTACGAAACCAACGTCTTCG GTGCCTTGAGGATGATTCAGGCTGTTGTTCCTCATATGGCAAAGAGGAAACAGGGTAAGATTGTGAATGTTGGAAGCGTTACGGCTATGGCATCTGGACCTTGGTCTGGCGCATATACTTCGTCCAAAGCTGCCCTTCATTCTTTGACAGATACCCTAAG ATTGGAACTTAGCCATTTTGGAATTGATGTTGTCAATGTTGTCCCTGGAGCTATCAAGTCAAATATTGGAAATTCTGCCATAGCTAGCTACGACCACATGCCTGAGTGGGACTTATTCAAGCCTTTTGAAGCCGCAATTCGAGATAGAGCTTATTTTTCTCAGAAAACAAAGTCAACCCCCAATGATGAGTTTGCGAAACACACCGTGGCCGCTATCCTGAAGAAGAAGCCACCAGCGTGGTTCTCCTACGGCCATTACTCTACCGCAATGGCCATCATGTACCATTTGCCGCTGTGTGTTAGGGACTTTATTTTGAAGAAAGCGATGAAATGCTGA